The following proteins are co-located in the Halarcobacter sp. genome:
- a CDS encoding F0F1 ATP synthase subunit C, with translation MKKIVLLMLAFAGFAFAADAEAGELLKAYSVVAAGVGLGLAALGGAIGMGNTAAATIAGTARNPGLGGKLMTTMFIALAMIEAQVIYALVIAMIALYANPFM, from the coding sequence ATGAAAAAAATCGTTCTTTTAATGCTAGCTTTCGCTGGTTTTGCTTTTGCTGCTGATGCAGAAGCTGGTGAATTATTAAAAGCTTACTCTGTAGTTGCTGCAGGTGTTGGTCTTGGTCTTGCTGCACTTGGTGGTGCTATTGGTATGGGTAATACTGCTGCTGCAACTATTGCTGGTACTGCTAGAAACCCAGGTTTAGGTGGAAAATTAATGACTACTATGTTCATTGCATTAGCGATGATCGAAGCACAAGTTATTTATGCATTAGTTATTGCGATGATCGCATTATATGCTAATCCATTTATGTAA